A part of Thermocrinis albus DSM 14484 genomic DNA contains:
- the bioB gene encoding biotin synthase BioB, translating into MDQWEKFLIDLGDRVIKGDEVTREEALKVLQTPHQYISLLVYVAQKVNRAFHSENQIEFCSIINAKSGACSEDCRFCAQSKFYKTPINVYPLVPEDEILEGALRGVEFGANRYCVVLSGKAASKEEVDRVAQAVRKVKSSGIPINVCVSMGTLDEDSLLKLKEAGVRRVNHNLEASRNFFPNIVSTHTWEDRYETIKRIKKAGLSACCGGIFGMGESEEDRVDLALTYRELEVDSIPLNFLMPIPGTPLEEAPGIEPMEALKVIAMFRLTNPRAELRLCGGREQTLRDFHGMASLMVNAMMVGGYLTRAGRDIKKDYQLLEDLKAQRKHTLVE; encoded by the coding sequence ATGGATCAATGGGAGAAGTTCTTGATAGATTTGGGAGACAGGGTTATAAAGGGGGATGAAGTTACCCGAGAAGAAGCCCTTAAGGTATTACAGACTCCTCATCAGTACATATCCCTTCTGGTTTACGTGGCCCAAAAGGTAAATAGAGCCTTTCACTCAGAAAACCAGATAGAGTTCTGCTCCATAATAAACGCTAAGAGTGGAGCTTGCTCAGAAGACTGTAGATTCTGTGCCCAGTCCAAGTTTTACAAAACACCTATAAACGTGTATCCTCTGGTACCTGAGGACGAGATACTGGAAGGAGCCTTACGGGGAGTGGAGTTTGGTGCCAACAGGTACTGTGTGGTACTCAGTGGAAAGGCTGCATCTAAAGAAGAGGTAGATAGAGTGGCTCAGGCTGTCAGAAAGGTGAAGAGTTCGGGCATCCCCATAAACGTGTGTGTATCTATGGGGACGCTGGATGAGGACTCTCTCCTTAAACTTAAGGAAGCAGGTGTGAGGAGAGTGAACCACAACTTGGAGGCTTCCAGAAACTTTTTCCCTAATATAGTCTCCACCCACACGTGGGAGGATCGCTACGAAACTATAAAGAGGATAAAGAAGGCAGGTCTCTCCGCCTGTTGTGGAGGTATATTTGGGATGGGAGAGTCGGAAGAAGACAGGGTAGATCTGGCCCTCACCTACAGGGAACTGGAAGTAGATTCCATTCCCCTAAACTTCCTCATGCCTATCCCCGGCACACCTCTTGAGGAGGCACCAGGTATAGAACCTATGGAAGCTCTCAAGGTTATAGCTATGTTTCGCCTCACCAATCCGAGAGCAGAACTCAGACTCTGCGGTGGGAGAGAGCAGACTCTGAGGGACTTTCACGGAATGGCTTCACTGATGGTGAACGCCATGATGGTGGGTGGATACCTCACCCGTGCCGGTAGAGACATCAAGAAGGACTACCAGCTTTTGGAGGATCTGAAGGCCCAAAGGAAACATACGTTGGTGGAATGA
- a CDS encoding lipoyl protein ligase domain-containing protein, with translation MIEILSGRENMQKDLENFLKVERGEQYLLVRFYRWQEPTVSIGLLQRERKMPLPVVRRPTGGGELLHGGDVSFSVASRRDLWGSNPKEIYERLMVLLQESLNEVGISLDMTHYSPERMERLCFFYPSWGELTADGKKVVACAMRIGRRAFLLQGSLLIDMEYSLAHRVFGVGEEILRERITTFRELGVEEDRLLEGLRRFMTNLTQIIKVVYNFRDHG, from the coding sequence ATGATAGAGATCCTGTCAGGCAGAGAGAACATGCAGAAAGACCTGGAGAACTTCCTGAAGGTGGAAAGGGGAGAACAGTATCTTTTGGTACGGTTCTACAGATGGCAAGAGCCTACGGTAAGCATAGGGCTTTTGCAGAGAGAGAGAAAGATGCCGTTGCCTGTGGTGAGAAGGCCTACAGGGGGAGGTGAACTTCTTCACGGCGGGGACGTGTCCTTTTCGGTAGCCAGCCGGAGGGATTTATGGGGTTCTAATCCCAAGGAGATATACGAACGCCTTATGGTGCTATTGCAAGAAAGCTTAAATGAGGTGGGTATCTCTTTGGATATGACCCACTACAGTCCGGAGCGTATGGAGAGGCTGTGTTTTTTCTATCCCAGTTGGGGTGAGCTGACGGCAGATGGCAAGAAGGTGGTGGCCTGCGCTATGAGGATAGGCAGAAGAGCCTTCCTGCTACAGGGAAGTCTCCTGATAGATATGGAATACTCTCTGGCACACAGAGTCTTTGGTGTTGGTGAAGAGATTCTCAGAGAACGCATCACCACCTTCAGGGAACTGGGTGTGGAGGAAGATAGACTTCTGGAGGGCCTCCGGCGGTTTATGACTAACCTGACACAGATCATAAAGGTGGTGTATAATTTTAGAGATCATGGGTGA
- the pheA gene encoding prephenate dehydratase, which produces MEELERLREKIDQIDEQIVELLNRRAQLAQQIGEIKKRLGLEIHAPERERQIFEKIIQINTQRYKETFPTKALLHIFREIISACLSLEKPIKVAYLGPKATFTHQAASEYFGLSAQYIPAPSIRDVFQEVETDRADYGVVPVENTTEGVVNYTLDMFLESDLRIVGEIVIPIRLHLLSTCTDISQIKKVFSHRQALAQCRMWLEKNMPWVDLIETESTARACEIALEEEASSAIASEVAAYTYHLHVLAENIQDNPNNYTRFLVIGKRSMKKTGKDKTSLIFAVKDEPGALYRALESFYLYNVNLTKIESRPSKKKAWDYVFFVDLEGHTEDEHVREAIELLKSRTQMVKLLGSYPRALIQES; this is translated from the coding sequence ATGGAAGAACTGGAAAGACTGAGAGAGAAGATAGATCAGATAGACGAACAGATAGTCGAACTTCTCAACAGAAGGGCTCAGTTAGCTCAACAGATAGGAGAGATAAAGAAAAGGCTTGGGTTAGAGATCCATGCTCCCGAAAGGGAAAGACAGATCTTTGAGAAGATAATACAGATAAACACCCAGCGTTACAAAGAAACATTCCCAACAAAGGCACTTCTCCACATCTTTCGGGAGATAATATCCGCCTGTCTGTCTTTGGAAAAACCCATAAAGGTAGCCTATTTGGGTCCCAAGGCCACCTTTACCCATCAGGCCGCTTCTGAATATTTTGGACTGTCGGCTCAGTACATACCTGCACCCTCCATAAGAGATGTGTTTCAGGAGGTGGAAACTGACAGGGCAGATTACGGCGTTGTTCCGGTGGAGAACACCACTGAGGGGGTTGTTAACTATACCTTAGACATGTTTTTGGAATCGGACCTGCGCATAGTGGGGGAGATAGTGATACCTATCCGGCTGCATCTTCTGTCTACATGTACCGATATATCTCAGATCAAAAAGGTTTTCTCTCATAGACAGGCGTTAGCTCAGTGTAGAATGTGGTTGGAAAAGAACATGCCGTGGGTAGATCTGATAGAAACGGAGAGTACCGCAAGGGCCTGTGAGATAGCCCTTGAGGAAGAGGCCTCTTCTGCCATTGCCAGTGAAGTGGCAGCATACACCTATCATCTACACGTACTGGCGGAAAACATCCAGGACAACCCCAACAACTACACCCGCTTTCTGGTGATAGGTAAAAGGTCCATGAAAAAAACCGGAAAGGACAAAACGAGCCTTATCTTTGCGGTCAAGGACGAGCCAGGTGCTCTCTACAGAGCTCTGGAAAGCTTCTACCTTTACAACGTGAACCTCACCAAAATAGAGTCGAGGCCTTCCAAGAAAAAAGCGTGGGATTATGTCTTCTTCGTGGATCTGGAGGGCCATACGGAGGATGAGCATGTGAGGGAGGCCATAGAACTTCTCAAAAGTAGGACCCAGATGGTTAAACTCTTAGGTTCTTATCCGAGAGCTCTTATCCAAGAGAGCTAA
- a CDS encoding DUF58 domain-containing protein, whose product MKVKINRAGSFFIGITIFVGVAAVNTGNNLLYMVVSGMLSFMLLSGFLSWQNLRSLKVSVIPPPEVFAGREASFRLLVERSFSVPSFLIKVSAQNSTALLPIVKGKAYAKILLTFPERGYYHHLELTLSSSFPAGLFERYTVYRVELDLIVFPLPIPTRFPMVLDKSSNKKGQKLSKREGFDEVVGVREYMNDPLKLIHWKISAKQGKLYVKRMYDEVDEPVFLSLDMVEGDLEEKVSRLAYLVDKLTTEGVPVGLLLRDRVIEPGVGTQHRRKLLTALALLDKSSRIRT is encoded by the coding sequence ATGAAGGTAAAGATAAACAGAGCGGGTAGTTTTTTCATAGGTATTACCATCTTCGTAGGTGTGGCAGCGGTAAACACTGGGAACAACCTCCTCTACATGGTGGTGTCGGGAATGCTATCCTTCATGCTCCTTTCGGGTTTTCTCTCATGGCAGAACTTGAGAAGTCTCAAGGTGAGTGTAATACCACCCCCTGAGGTCTTTGCGGGCAGAGAAGCCAGCTTTCGGTTATTGGTGGAAAGGAGTTTCTCTGTACCCTCCTTCCTCATAAAGGTCAGTGCTCAGAACTCCACAGCTCTTCTACCTATAGTGAAGGGTAAGGCGTATGCTAAGATCTTACTCACGTTTCCGGAAAGAGGTTATTACCATCATCTTGAGCTCACCCTATCCTCATCCTTCCCGGCGGGTCTCTTTGAAAGGTACACCGTCTATAGGGTGGAACTGGATCTCATCGTTTTTCCGTTACCTATTCCCACGCGCTTCCCTATGGTGTTAGACAAAAGTTCCAACAAGAAGGGACAGAAGCTGTCCAAAAGAGAAGGTTTTGACGAGGTAGTGGGTGTTAGGGAGTACATGAACGATCCTCTAAAACTCATCCACTGGAAGATATCTGCCAAACAGGGAAAGCTGTATGTGAAGCGTATGTATGACGAAGTGGATGAGCCGGTCTTCCTCAGTCTGGATATGGTGGAAGGGGACCTGGAAGAAAAGGTGTCACGGCTCGCCTATTTGGTGGATAAACTTACCACAGAAGGTGTGCCTGTAGGTCTCCTTTTGAGGGACAGGGTTATAGAACCGGGTGTGGGAACACAACATAGGAGAAAACTTCTGACAGCTTTAGCTCTCTTGGATAAGAGCTCTCGGATAAGAACCTAA
- a CDS encoding slipin family protein, translating to MRDLIIFLTFFFVILAGVLGGDILKILGGVAMDLVILVVPLVLVLIFLVSSVKVIPEYERAVVFRLGRVIGAKGPGLFILIPVIDRMVKVDLRTVTLDVPTQDIITKDNVSVSVDAVVYFRVIDPVRAIVEVENYLYATSQIAQTTLRSVCGSVELDELLSEREKLNLQLQEIIDRQTDPWGVKVVSVELKKIDLPEELRRAMAKQAEAERERRAKLITAEAEYQAAQKLADAARILASEPLALQIRYLETIQNVVNKPGNVVLIPLPIEMLSYLFRHEGKDKQSG from the coding sequence ATGAGAGACTTAATTATATTTCTCACCTTCTTTTTTGTTATACTGGCGGGGGTTTTGGGAGGAGACATCCTTAAAATCTTGGGAGGTGTAGCTATGGATCTTGTTATCCTTGTGGTTCCTTTGGTATTGGTTTTAATCTTCCTTGTATCCTCGGTGAAGGTGATTCCTGAGTACGAAAGGGCTGTAGTATTCAGGCTGGGTAGAGTTATAGGCGCAAAGGGTCCCGGTCTTTTTATTCTCATACCTGTCATAGACAGAATGGTAAAAGTAGACCTCAGAACTGTGACGCTGGATGTACCTACCCAGGACATCATCACCAAAGATAACGTTTCTGTAAGTGTGGACGCTGTGGTTTACTTCCGCGTCATAGATCCTGTAAGGGCTATAGTGGAGGTGGAGAACTATCTATATGCTACCTCCCAGATAGCTCAAACCACCCTGAGGAGTGTGTGTGGATCGGTGGAGTTGGACGAGCTCCTCTCCGAAAGGGAGAAACTCAACCTCCAGCTTCAGGAGATCATAGATCGTCAAACGGACCCCTGGGGTGTTAAAGTGGTCTCTGTAGAGCTCAAAAAGATAGATCTGCCGGAAGAGCTCAGGAGGGCTATGGCCAAGCAGGCAGAGGCAGAGAGAGAAAGAAGAGCCAAATTGATCACCGCTGAGGCCGAGTATCAGGCTGCTCAGAAGCTGGCAGACGCTGCCCGAATACTGGCATCAGAGCCTTTAGCCTTACAGATAAGGTATCTGGAAACTATCCAAAACGTGGTTAACAAACCCGGTAACGTGGTGCTCATACCTCTTCCCATTGAGATGCTGTCGTATCTATTTAGGCATGAAGGTAAAGATAAACAGAGCGGGTAG
- a CDS encoding PHP domain-containing protein: protein MMLYILLPFLLLGLWILLAYLLPVRYARASRQDLLPSEVPNLYLYSYQLHLHTQFSYDSLGKPEDIRRAMEEEDVNFVFITDHENDYIKYFCDERMLAGIERKTEEGAVLCIGPVKVIAHPFKEKYRWKGNREGFLLELIDLKDSLLENKGRLLFYLVPVILLYPFLKDKALRLLRKVVKVEEYADRYYQEGWKNPVVGGLDHHVKVYVREVGIRFLFPHYRHSFSLMRNIFISPVELKTAQHLAQMLLKQEGTNVICFDKKPPIVYREGKKVHLLYPYTNLLVKVRTPRESRWVSGSNLVVEERDQFLLGYSFLFRLGNTFWGLCPSFIIKV, encoded by the coding sequence ATGATGTTGTATATCCTCCTCCCATTCCTACTGTTGGGACTTTGGATCTTGCTAGCTTACCTCCTTCCCGTAAGGTACGCCAGGGCCTCAAGACAGGATCTACTACCCTCTGAGGTTCCTAACCTTTACCTGTACTCCTATCAGCTACACCTCCATACCCAGTTCTCCTACGACTCTCTGGGGAAACCGGAGGACATAAGGAGAGCTATGGAGGAGGAAGATGTGAACTTTGTCTTTATAACCGATCACGAAAACGATTATATCAAGTACTTTTGCGATGAGAGAATGCTGGCAGGGATAGAGAGAAAAACAGAAGAAGGCGCTGTCCTCTGCATAGGCCCTGTAAAGGTGATAGCACATCCCTTTAAGGAGAAGTACAGGTGGAAAGGAAACAGGGAAGGCTTTCTTCTGGAACTTATAGATCTGAAGGACTCTTTGTTGGAAAATAAAGGGAGGCTCCTGTTTTATCTGGTTCCCGTAATACTCCTTTACCCGTTCCTCAAAGATAAGGCTCTCCGGCTCCTTAGAAAGGTGGTGAAGGTGGAAGAGTACGCTGACAGGTATTACCAAGAAGGCTGGAAGAATCCTGTGGTGGGAGGTCTTGATCACCACGTGAAGGTATATGTGAGAGAGGTAGGCATAAGGTTTCTGTTTCCCCACTACAGACACTCTTTCTCTTTGATGCGTAACATCTTTATCTCTCCGGTAGAGCTCAAAACAGCTCAGCATTTAGCCCAGATGCTACTGAAACAGGAAGGCACCAACGTCATATGTTTTGATAAAAAACCTCCCATAGTTTACAGGGAAGGAAAAAAAGTGCACCTACTTTATCCCTACACCAACCTGTTGGTGAAGGTACGAACTCCTAGGGAGAGCAGATGGGTAAGTGGTTCTAATCTTGTTGTTGAGGAAAGGGATCAGTTTCTTCTGGGTTACTCTTTTCTGTTCCGTTTAGGGAACACTTTTTGGGGCCTTTGCCCTTCCTTTATAATAAAGGTATGA
- the trpS gene encoding tryptophan--tRNA ligase: MRVLSGMRPTGKLHLGHYLGVIKNWISLQKDHETFFMVADWHALTTGYKDTKHIKDNIRQLVIDWIALGLDPEKSVLFLQSMVKEHAELFLLFAMITPKSWLEWNPTYKDTKYNLLRIHDLELTFRGGLRDLVKEFLARQPFRVEDTEALEEDLLDVIAQAFVKALFDGKLDKEMLRKLNVSKREFYEVDTYGFLGYPVLQAVDILLYKAEAVPVGEDQLPHIELTREIARRFNHLYGETFPEPQALLTETPRVPGTDGRKMSKSYGNAIYFADSEEEVKKKVMSFFTDPQKLRKGDPGRPEICPVFMYHKLFTPHEKVEEIERDCRSGKLGCVDCKRMMWEGLETFLRPIREKRREVEKSAHYVWDILTEGSRRARELAQRTLQEVREKMNLP; this comes from the coding sequence ATGCGTGTACTGAGCGGTATGAGACCTACGGGAAAGCTACACTTGGGTCATTACTTGGGTGTTATCAAGAACTGGATAAGCCTTCAGAAAGATCACGAAACCTTCTTTATGGTGGCAGACTGGCACGCACTGACTACCGGATACAAAGACACAAAACATATCAAGGACAACATACGCCAGCTGGTTATAGACTGGATAGCTTTGGGACTTGATCCTGAAAAGAGTGTTCTCTTCCTTCAGTCTATGGTGAAGGAACACGCAGAGCTCTTCCTCCTCTTTGCCATGATAACACCTAAGAGTTGGTTAGAGTGGAATCCCACTTACAAAGATACCAAGTACAATCTTCTAAGAATTCACGACCTGGAACTTACTTTCAGAGGTGGTTTGAGGGATCTGGTGAAGGAGTTCTTAGCGCGTCAGCCATTCCGTGTGGAAGATACGGAAGCTCTTGAGGAGGATCTATTGGATGTGATAGCGCAAGCTTTTGTTAAGGCCCTCTTTGACGGTAAACTGGATAAGGAAATGCTGAGGAAACTCAACGTATCCAAGAGAGAGTTCTACGAGGTGGATACCTACGGTTTTTTGGGTTATCCGGTACTGCAAGCTGTAGATATCCTCCTCTACAAGGCGGAGGCAGTCCCGGTGGGTGAGGATCAGTTGCCTCACATAGAACTGACGCGGGAGATAGCTCGTAGGTTTAATCACCTTTACGGAGAGACTTTCCCAGAACCTCAGGCTTTGCTGACGGAAACACCCCGTGTACCGGGTACGGACGGTAGGAAGATGAGTAAGTCTTACGGTAATGCCATATACTTTGCTGACAGCGAGGAAGAGGTTAAGAAGAAGGTGATGAGCTTTTTCACAGACCCTCAGAAGCTAAGGAAGGGTGATCCGGGAAGACCTGAGATTTGCCCCGTCTTTATGTATCACAAGCTTTTTACTCCCCACGAAAAGGTGGAGGAGATAGAAAGAGACTGTAGGAGTGGGAAGCTGGGTTGTGTGGACTGTAAGAGGATGATGTGGGAAGGTTTGGAAACGTTCCTAAGGCCCATAAGGGAAAAGAGAAGGGAGGTGGAAAAGTCAGCTCATTACGTGTGGGATATCCTCACGGAAGGCTCACGCAGAGCCAGAGAACTGGCTCAGAGAACTTTACAAGAGGTGAGGGAGAAGATGAACCTTCCATGA
- a CDS encoding motility protein A, with translation MDLLTLVGILGGLTALLIGAVLKGASLLFLLQPAAFVIVVPTTLFASLVTVPLSKFYLIVEGLRMAFRKDDDRSVQTKNILIDLAHTVRKEGMLALETKAEDITDPFIRKAVDLMVLGVDEATFVESLETEVAKREEELEIAVEYWKNAAESAPTFGLVGAVFGLMKALQSLDNAQELAHGISAAFVATVYGITSSYLIFGPIAKKIKIKGKEEILRMYMVVEAGRMMIRGENPRLIEERLNSFVEAKG, from the coding sequence ATGGATCTCCTTACGCTGGTAGGTATACTGGGAGGGCTCACAGCTCTACTCATAGGTGCTGTCTTGAAAGGTGCCAGCCTGCTCTTTCTTCTTCAGCCTGCAGCCTTTGTAATTGTGGTCCCCACTACCCTCTTTGCCAGCCTCGTCACAGTACCCCTCTCTAAGTTCTACCTGATAGTGGAAGGTCTCAGGATGGCCTTTAGGAAAGATGACGATAGATCAGTACAGACAAAGAACATTCTGATAGACTTGGCTCACACGGTGAGGAAGGAAGGCATGTTGGCTCTCGAAACCAAGGCAGAGGATATAACGGACCCCTTTATAAGAAAGGCTGTGGATCTTATGGTCCTAGGAGTGGACGAAGCCACCTTTGTGGAGAGCTTAGAGACGGAAGTAGCCAAAAGGGAAGAGGAGCTGGAGATAGCAGTAGAATACTGGAAGAACGCTGCAGAGAGTGCCCCCACCTTTGGGTTGGTGGGGGCTGTTTTCGGGCTTATGAAGGCCCTTCAGAGTCTGGATAACGCACAGGAACTGGCACACGGCATATCTGCAGCCTTCGTGGCTACTGTGTACGGCATAACTTCTTCTTACCTCATCTTTGGGCCTATAGCCAAAAAAATAAAGATAAAGGGAAAGGAGGAGATACTCCGTATGTACATGGTGGTGGAAGCCGGTAGGATGATGATAAGGGGAGAGAACCCAAGACTCATAGAGGAGAGACTAAACTCCTTCGTAGAGGCTAAAGGATGA
- a CDS encoding OmpA/MotB family protein: MNRRKKCPEEVSERWAIPYADFLTLLLCLFIALFAMAQAGKQAALEYAQAFARAFGMRLVPYQETLPRQILPQPVPPKVRPTEKGQKILKQIMELEKTLKTIGLEGKLKVAYEAIGIRLILQERLLFDSGSADIKPQFYPILDKIAELLNSIPNPVEVEGHTDNIPISTGRFPSNWELSTARASSVVRYFIAKGVSPDRLKASGYADTRPIASNATPEGREQNRRVEIVIINIKGYELTEPAP; the protein is encoded by the coding sequence ATGAACAGGAGAAAAAAGTGTCCAGAAGAGGTTTCGGAAAGGTGGGCTATACCTTATGCCGACTTCCTTACGCTACTTCTGTGTCTCTTCATAGCCCTGTTTGCGATGGCACAGGCGGGTAAACAGGCGGCTCTCGAATACGCTCAGGCCTTTGCACGTGCTTTCGGCATGAGACTGGTTCCCTACCAAGAAACACTACCCCGTCAGATACTACCCCAACCTGTCCCTCCCAAGGTTAGACCCACGGAGAAGGGCCAGAAGATCTTAAAACAGATAATGGAGTTGGAAAAAACACTTAAAACCATAGGGTTGGAAGGTAAGCTGAAGGTGGCTTACGAAGCTATAGGTATAAGACTTATCCTCCAGGAAAGGCTTCTCTTTGATTCGGGAAGTGCCGACATCAAACCCCAGTTTTACCCCATACTGGATAAGATAGCAGAACTTCTCAACAGTATTCCCAACCCAGTGGAAGTAGAAGGACACACGGATAACATACCTATATCCACAGGCAGATTCCCCTCCAACTGGGAACTCTCTACAGCCAGAGCATCCTCTGTGGTTAGATACTTTATAGCCAAAGGTGTCTCCCCAGATAGACTCAAAGCATCGGGATACGCCGACACGAGACCTATAGCCTCTAACGCTACACCTGAAGGTAGGGAACAGAACAGGAGAGTGGAGATAGTTATTATTAACATTAAGGGATACGAACTGACGGAACCGGCACCGTGA
- the tsaE gene encoding tRNA (adenosine(37)-N6)-threonylcarbamoyltransferase complex ATPase subunit type 1 TsaE — protein sequence MKGVFVSRTEEDTKRIAGELAKHLKGNEVICLVGDLGAGKTTFVKGLAEAMGIREGYQVRSPTFSLIHQYPTTQGNIFHVDLYRVDYLDLEEVLGEGLVVIEWPKDMSICQIVVEITEEGHERLIKIYTNNHVQEGSDS from the coding sequence ATGAAGGGTGTTTTTGTCAGTAGAACAGAGGAGGATACCAAAAGGATAGCGGGAGAGCTGGCGAAACATCTGAAGGGTAACGAGGTGATATGTTTGGTAGGTGATCTGGGAGCCGGGAAGACCACCTTTGTAAAGGGCCTGGCGGAGGCTATGGGCATACGGGAAGGTTATCAGGTGAGGAGTCCCACCTTCAGTCTCATCCATCAGTATCCCACCACCCAAGGGAACATCTTTCACGTGGATCTTTACAGAGTAGACTACCTGGATCTGGAGGAAGTGTTGGGAGAAGGACTTGTGGTGATAGAATGGCCAAAGGACATGAGTATATGTCAGATAGTGGTGGAGATAACAGAAGAGGGACACGAAAGACTCATAAAGATCTATACTAATAATCATGTTCAGGAAGGTTCTGATAGCTAA
- a CDS encoding acetyl-CoA carboxylase biotin carboxylase subunit — MFRKVLIANRGEVAVRIIRACEELGIKTVAIYSEVDTRSLHVKKADEAYLIPGDPIRAYLDYVRIVDLAKSVGADAIHPGYGFLAENADFARYCQKRGIVFIGPKPEHIELFGDKVKAKQMMQKLGIPTIPGSPEPLRNYEDALHYAREIGFPVILKSAFGGGGRGMRVVRTPEELPHLFESAYREAETFFGKGDLFLEKYLDDPKHIEVQILGDKYGNVVHLGERDCSIQRKHQKIIEITPCPVLPPSIRNKMLGLSVRAMMQVGYESAGTLEFLVDLKTGEFYFIEMNTRLQVEHTITEMVTGIDIVETMIRIAMGEPLPFMQNDITFRGCAIEFRINAEDPRKNFAPAPGKITAYYSPGGPGIRMDAGVYKDYVIPPYYDSMIAKMSVWALSWERAVARARRAIDEFVVRGVPTNIPLHRQVVRDPDFISGYFGIRFLEKKLPTYQFEIEGEIDPESLALAASAAIAAYYGL; from the coding sequence ATGTTCAGGAAGGTTCTGATAGCTAACAGAGGAGAGGTGGCCGTTAGGATAATAAGGGCCTGTGAGGAACTGGGTATAAAGACGGTGGCCATATACTCGGAGGTAGACACAAGATCTCTTCACGTAAAGAAAGCAGACGAGGCCTACCTTATTCCGGGTGATCCCATAAGAGCCTATCTGGATTACGTAAGAATAGTGGATCTTGCTAAGTCGGTGGGTGCAGATGCCATACATCCGGGTTACGGTTTTTTGGCGGAGAACGCAGACTTCGCCCGTTACTGCCAAAAGAGGGGTATCGTTTTCATAGGTCCTAAGCCGGAACATATAGAACTCTTCGGAGACAAAGTAAAAGCCAAACAGATGATGCAGAAGCTGGGTATACCCACCATACCTGGCTCACCGGAACCTTTGAGGAACTACGAAGACGCTCTGCATTACGCACGGGAGATAGGTTTTCCCGTCATTCTAAAATCCGCCTTCGGTGGTGGTGGTAGGGGTATGAGGGTGGTAAGAACGCCCGAGGAACTTCCTCACCTCTTTGAATCCGCTTACAGGGAGGCGGAGACCTTTTTCGGTAAAGGTGACCTCTTTCTGGAAAAGTATCTGGACGATCCCAAACATATAGAGGTGCAGATACTAGGAGACAAGTACGGAAACGTGGTACACCTAGGAGAGAGGGATTGTTCCATACAGAGAAAGCATCAGAAGATTATCGAAATAACACCCTGTCCTGTATTACCCCCTTCTATAAGAAACAAGATGCTGGGACTCAGTGTGAGGGCCATGATGCAGGTGGGATACGAGAGTGCAGGGACTCTGGAGTTTTTAGTGGATCTGAAGACGGGAGAGTTTTACTTTATAGAGATGAACACACGCCTTCAAGTGGAACACACCATCACCGAGATGGTGACGGGTATAGACATAGTGGAGACAATGATACGTATAGCGATGGGTGAACCTCTTCCTTTCATGCAGAACGACATAACCTTTAGGGGATGTGCCATAGAGTTTAGGATAAATGCAGAAGATCCGAGGAAGAACTTTGCGCCCGCACCGGGTAAGATAACAGCCTATTACTCTCCCGGTGGACCGGGTATAAGGATGGATGCAGGTGTGTATAAAGATTACGTCATTCCTCCCTATTACGATTCTATGATAGCTAAGATGAGCGTGTGGGCCTTAAGCTGGGAAAGAGCTGTGGCTAGGGCCAGGAGGGCCATAGACGAGTTTGTGGTGAGGGGTGTTCCTACCAACATACCTTTACACCGTCAGGTGGTCAGGGACCCCGATTTTATAAGTGGTTACTTTGGTATAAGGTTCTTGGAGAAAAAACTACCCACCTACCAGTTTGAGATAGAAGGAGAAATAGATCCAGAAAGCTTAGCGTTGGCTGCATCCGCAGCTATAGCGGCCTATTACGGACTGTAG
- a CDS encoding DUF3501 family protein: protein MKKITRDEILNIYEYEKVRPEKRQEIIQLKKNRRLFLGDLVHLVFENRQTVWFQIQEMIRAERMVKEEEIQHEIEVYNELIPDRNQLSITMFIEIPDEEERKKLLPKLVGIHDHLFFHIGNKHTVRAVADERSKEDYEYGKAAVVHFLKLTLTDEQVEDFKNMPVKVEINHPNYKAIAEIPPNVKEELIKDLEAD, encoded by the coding sequence GTGAAAAAGATCACAAGGGACGAAATCCTCAACATATACGAGTACGAAAAGGTTAGGCCGGAAAAGCGGCAGGAGATTATCCAACTGAAGAAGAACAGGAGGTTATTTCTCGGAGACTTGGTTCATCTTGTCTTTGAGAACAGACAGACGGTGTGGTTTCAGATACAGGAGATGATAAGGGCGGAGCGTATGGTGAAGGAGGAGGAGATACAGCACGAGATAGAGGTTTACAACGAGCTTATACCCGACAGAAACCAGCTTTCCATAACCATGTTCATAGAGATCCCGGACGAAGAGGAGAGGAAAAAGTTACTTCCTAAGCTGGTGGGCATTCATGATCACCTTTTCTTCCACATAGGAAACAAGCACACCGTTAGAGCGGTTGCCGACGAGCGCAGCAAGGAGGATTATGAGTACGGTAAAGCAGCCGTGGTCCACTTTCTGAAGCTGACCCTCACCGATGAGCAGGTAGAGGACTTTAAAAACATGCCCGTCAAGGTGGAGATAAACCATCCCAACTACAAGGCTATAGCGGAGATACCCCCCAACGTGAAGGAAGAGCTCATAAAGGACCTTGAGGCTGACTAA